From Microbacterium sp. LWH11-1.2, one genomic window encodes:
- a CDS encoding ABC transporter permease translates to MKYVFQKLGLFVLTLWAAITLNFFLPRLMPGSPADAAIAKLSQNGPVSDATRAAIEAQLGVPTGSMWDQYVAYLGQVARLDFGVSYTFYPQSVSSMVSTALPYTIGLVGIVTILAFVIGTLIGVAAAWRRGTWLDSLPTLTGSFLSTFPYFWTALLLLFFFGYVLHWFPTTGAYSATTTPGFTPEFIGDLLLHAILPALTILLTSLGGWIIGMRNAMINTLGEDYITFAEANGLRGRTIALRYAARNAILPNLTGFGLTLGGVVGGSILVEQVFGYPGIGYLLFNAVIGQDYPLMQALFLMITVSVLIANFLVDILYGVLDPRTRR, encoded by the coding sequence GTGAAGTACGTCTTCCAGAAGCTCGGCCTGTTCGTGCTCACCCTGTGGGCCGCGATCACCCTGAACTTCTTCCTCCCGCGTCTCATGCCCGGGTCGCCCGCGGACGCGGCGATCGCGAAGCTGTCGCAGAACGGCCCGGTCTCCGACGCCACGCGCGCGGCGATCGAGGCGCAGCTCGGCGTGCCGACCGGCTCGATGTGGGATCAGTACGTGGCCTATCTCGGCCAGGTGGCGCGTCTCGACTTCGGCGTCTCGTACACGTTCTATCCGCAGTCCGTGTCGAGCATGGTGTCGACCGCCCTGCCGTACACGATCGGGCTGGTCGGGATCGTCACGATCCTGGCGTTCGTGATCGGCACACTCATCGGTGTCGCCGCGGCCTGGCGCCGGGGCACCTGGCTCGACAGCCTGCCGACGCTCACCGGATCGTTCCTCAGCACGTTCCCCTACTTCTGGACGGCGCTGCTGCTGCTGTTCTTCTTCGGCTACGTGCTGCACTGGTTCCCGACGACGGGCGCATACTCCGCGACGACGACTCCCGGCTTCACCCCCGAGTTCATCGGCGATCTGCTGCTGCACGCGATCCTGCCGGCGCTCACGATCCTGCTCACCTCGCTCGGCGGCTGGATCATCGGCATGCGCAACGCCATGATCAACACGCTCGGCGAGGACTACATCACCTTCGCCGAGGCGAACGGTCTGCGCGGTCGCACGATCGCTCTGCGCTATGCGGCCCGCAACGCGATCCTCCCCAACCTCACCGGCTTCGGGCTCACGCTCGGCGGGGTGGTCGGCGGGTCGATCCTCGTGGAGCAGGTCTTCGGGTACCCCGGCATCGGATACCTGCTCTTCAACGCCGTGATCGGGCAGGACTACCCGCTCATGCAGGCGCTCTTCCTGATGATCACCGTGAGCGTGCTCATCGCCAACTTCCTCGTAGACATCCTCTACGGGGTACTCGACCCGAGGACCCGCCGATGA
- the rsmI gene encoding 16S rRNA (cytidine(1402)-2'-O)-methyltransferase: MIILAATPIGNLGDVSRRLVEVLENAETIVAEDTRTTQKLLKALQIDNRPRLIALHDHNEKQKAAEITALAAESDVVVMSDAGMPTVSDPGYGLVAEAVAQGVTVTAIPGPSAVLMALAISGLPTDRFTFEGFLPRKPGERRSVLRALAAEARTMVFFESPARLASALADMGAAFGDERRIAVCRELTKFYEEVRRGTASELVAWAQEGVKGEIVVVVEGASRRDASPEDALAQVQKLVADGIRLKDAASEVAALTGLSSRDLYQAALAARTR; the protein is encoded by the coding sequence GTGATCATCCTCGCTGCCACGCCGATCGGAAACCTCGGCGACGTGTCCCGTCGCCTGGTGGAGGTGCTCGAGAACGCGGAGACGATCGTGGCCGAGGACACGCGCACCACCCAGAAGCTGCTGAAGGCGTTGCAGATCGACAACCGGCCGCGGCTGATCGCGCTGCACGACCACAACGAGAAGCAGAAGGCGGCGGAGATCACCGCGCTCGCCGCGGAGTCCGATGTCGTCGTGATGAGCGACGCCGGCATGCCGACGGTCAGCGATCCCGGCTACGGGCTGGTGGCCGAGGCCGTCGCGCAGGGGGTCACGGTGACCGCGATCCCCGGGCCGAGCGCCGTGCTGATGGCCCTCGCGATCTCTGGTCTTCCCACAGACCGCTTCACCTTCGAGGGATTCCTCCCGCGCAAGCCGGGGGAGCGGCGCTCCGTGCTGCGCGCGCTCGCCGCAGAGGCGCGCACCATGGTGTTCTTCGAGTCGCCGGCCCGCCTCGCGAGTGCGCTCGCCGACATGGGCGCAGCATTCGGCGATGAGCGGCGCATCGCCGTGTGCCGCGAGCTCACGAAGTTCTACGAGGAGGTGCGCCGGGGCACGGCATCCGAGCTCGTCGCGTGGGCGCAGGAGGGCGTGAAGGGCGAGATCGTCGTGGTCGTCGAGGGCGCGTCGCGCCGAGACGCCTCGCCGGAGGACGCCCTCGCCCAGGTGCAGAAGCTCGTGGCCGACGGCATCCGTCTCAAGGACGCCGCCTCCGAGGTCGCCGCGCTCACCGGACTCTCGTCCCGCGATCTGTACCAGGCCGCTCTGGCGGCCCGCACGCGATGA
- a CDS encoding histidinol-phosphate transaminase: MPLPTRAALDVVPAYRQGRSAPAGASKLSSNESPHSPLPSVVDAVRERLDAINRYPDMSAAVLRDDLAARYEVDPALVTVGAGSVEIAAQLIHAVAGEGDEVMFAWRSFEAYPSLVRIAGATPIAVPLNAEHAHDLDAMLAAITPRTRLIFVCNPNNPTGTVVGVDALERFVAAVPHDVLVVIDEAYVHFDRTASYGAGIRLFRRYPHVAVLHTFSKAYGLAGLRIGYAIAPAEIAESQRKVAVPFGVTDLAQTAARASLAAEDELAGRVDEVVAQRDRMLAILTEAGWPAVASQANFVWVPAGERTAQLEAQLHDGGVIARAFPGEGIRISSGSAVDIDRVEAALSAADAGSDLTDRKEATV, from the coding sequence ATGCCCCTCCCCACCCGTGCCGCCCTCGATGTCGTGCCCGCGTACCGTCAGGGGCGCTCGGCTCCGGCCGGGGCGTCGAAGCTCTCGTCGAACGAGTCGCCGCACTCGCCGCTGCCATCGGTCGTCGATGCCGTTCGCGAGCGCCTCGATGCGATCAATCGCTACCCCGACATGAGCGCCGCCGTCCTGCGCGACGACCTGGCCGCCCGGTACGAGGTGGATCCGGCCCTGGTCACCGTCGGAGCCGGCTCCGTCGAGATCGCCGCGCAGCTCATCCACGCCGTCGCCGGCGAAGGAGACGAGGTCATGTTCGCATGGCGGTCGTTCGAGGCGTACCCCTCGCTGGTGCGGATCGCGGGCGCCACTCCGATCGCCGTGCCGCTGAACGCCGAGCACGCGCACGACCTCGACGCGATGCTCGCGGCGATCACCCCGCGCACCCGTCTCATCTTCGTCTGCAACCCCAACAACCCGACCGGCACCGTCGTCGGCGTCGACGCCCTGGAGCGCTTCGTCGCAGCCGTGCCGCACGACGTGCTCGTCGTCATCGACGAGGCGTACGTCCACTTCGACAGGACGGCGAGCTACGGCGCCGGCATCCGGCTGTTCCGCCGCTACCCGCACGTGGCGGTGCTGCACACGTTCTCGAAGGCGTACGGCCTCGCGGGGCTCCGCATCGGCTACGCCATCGCCCCGGCCGAGATCGCCGAGAGCCAGCGCAAGGTCGCCGTGCCGTTCGGGGTCACCGACCTCGCCCAGACCGCCGCACGCGCCTCGCTGGCGGCCGAGGACGAGCTCGCGGGACGCGTCGACGAGGTCGTCGCGCAGCGCGATCGGATGCTCGCGATCCTCACCGAGGCCGGCTGGCCGGCCGTCGCCTCGCAGGCCAACTTCGTGTGGGTGCCCGCGGGGGAGCGCACCGCGCAGCTCGAGGCGCAGCTCCACGACGGCGGGGTGATCGCCCGGGCGTTCCCCGGGGAGGGCATCCGCATCTCGTCCGGCAGCGCCGTGGACATCGACCGCGTGGAGGCCGCGCTCTCCGCGGCCGACGCGGGATCAGACCTGACCGATCGCAAGGAGGCGACCGTATGA
- a CDS encoding Lrp/AsnC family transcriptional regulator → MRIDRLDAALIRMLTESPQLPILECARRLGIARGTATSRLARLHEGGVIEAIVPRIDPSGFGYGVVAFCLVEIDQKVGHDDVAAALADAVPEIVDMHTVTGASDMQLRLVARDATQLQEVLDRVALVPGVARTASSIAMRTHLSGRVLPLVEHVATDEPA, encoded by the coding sequence ATGCGCATCGATCGCCTCGATGCCGCGCTCATCCGGATGCTCACCGAGTCGCCGCAGCTGCCGATCCTCGAGTGCGCACGGCGACTCGGGATCGCCCGGGGCACCGCGACCAGTCGCCTCGCGCGGCTGCACGAGGGCGGCGTGATCGAGGCGATCGTGCCCCGCATCGACCCGAGCGGCTTCGGCTACGGGGTGGTGGCCTTCTGCCTCGTCGAGATCGATCAGAAGGTCGGGCACGACGACGTCGCGGCGGCACTGGCCGACGCGGTGCCGGAGATCGTCGACATGCACACGGTCACCGGGGCGAGCGACATGCAGCTGCGTCTGGTCGCGCGGGATGCGACGCAGCTGCAGGAGGTGCTCGACCGGGTCGCCCTGGTGCCCGGCGTCGCGCGGACGGCATCGTCGATCGCGATGCGCACGCACCTGTCCGGGCGCGTGCTGCCGTTGGTGGAGCACGTCGCGACGGATGAGCCGGCATAG
- a CDS encoding class I SAM-dependent methyltransferase, whose protein sequence is MSSPADAAIAAAYDVRAEEYLRLGGAVDQMDPRDRDAIARWRDATPGRLLDAGCGPGHWTAFLGDGGSDRREVSGLDISAEFIASARSRFPDLCFDRASFRALPFSDGSVGGILAWYSLIHLPPADVPDVLGEFARVLAPGGSLLLGFFAGEPRRPFAHAVATAYFWSADALDALLADAGFEVAFAEQREREPGEMSVRPHGALIARRVPWAG, encoded by the coding sequence ATGAGTTCGCCCGCGGATGCGGCGATCGCAGCCGCCTATGACGTGCGGGCCGAGGAGTATCTGAGGCTGGGTGGCGCCGTCGATCAGATGGATCCGCGCGATCGTGACGCGATCGCGCGGTGGCGGGACGCGACTCCGGGCCGTCTGCTCGACGCCGGTTGCGGGCCGGGGCACTGGACCGCCTTCCTGGGCGACGGCGGCAGCGACCGTCGCGAGGTCTCGGGCCTCGACATCTCCGCCGAGTTCATCGCGTCCGCTCGCTCGCGCTTTCCCGACCTCTGCTTCGATCGGGCGTCGTTCCGTGCGCTCCCGTTCTCCGACGGCTCCGTCGGCGGCATCCTCGCCTGGTACTCGCTGATCCACCTCCCGCCCGCCGACGTGCCGGACGTGCTCGGAGAGTTCGCCCGCGTGCTCGCGCCGGGCGGCAGTCTGCTCCTCGGTTTCTTCGCCGGAGAGCCGCGCCGGCCCTTCGCGCATGCCGTCGCCACGGCGTACTTCTGGTCGGCGGATGCTCTCGACGCCCTGCTGGCGGATGCCGGGTTCGAGGTGGCCTTCGCCGAGCAGCGTGAGCGCGAACCCGGAGAGATGAGCGTGCGCCCCCACGGAGCCCTGATCGCCCGCCGGGTACCCTGGGCAGGATGA
- a CDS encoding LacI family DNA-binding transcriptional regulator — protein sequence MTKAATVYDVADRAGVSIATVSRVLRSPDAVRPVTRERVLDAVSALGYVPSGSARGLAERRTGVLGLYFPGFDAAEEAPAFDVLSNIEGATPPFTIVQDETDAEGEHPSMLFLDEVLRGAELEAWKQGFVLMVGVGRDDPDRSTVRDMAGRVDGLVVLARSVPDDVLARLARRIPVVVLSGPSRGDSYDHVTVSNAEAMAELTRQVLAQTGDTPPVFLAGPEDSPDGAERWEGFSRAIAEAGLRIDDVVVLRGDFTRASGRRAAERLIAHGLPTALMAANDQMALGALDAFGSAGIEVPEDLIVTGFDGIEAAALSRPRLTTVRQPMIELGRAAVQVLARRLVRPDADPVAVRLPLEIVVRESSLRAS from the coding sequence GTGACCAAGGCGGCGACGGTGTACGACGTCGCGGACCGTGCGGGCGTCTCGATCGCCACGGTCTCGCGGGTGCTGCGCTCACCGGATGCGGTGCGACCGGTCACACGCGAGCGGGTGCTCGATGCCGTGTCCGCGCTGGGATACGTGCCCAGCGGCAGCGCGCGCGGCCTCGCCGAGCGGCGCACGGGGGTGCTCGGCCTCTACTTCCCGGGGTTCGACGCCGCCGAAGAAGCGCCCGCGTTCGACGTGCTCTCGAACATCGAGGGGGCGACGCCGCCGTTCACGATCGTCCAGGACGAGACGGATGCCGAGGGCGAGCATCCCTCGATGCTCTTCCTCGACGAGGTGCTCCGCGGCGCCGAGCTGGAGGCGTGGAAACAGGGGTTCGTGCTGATGGTCGGCGTCGGACGCGACGACCCCGACCGGTCGACCGTGCGGGACATGGCCGGCCGCGTCGACGGCCTCGTGGTGCTGGCGCGCAGTGTCCCGGATGACGTGCTCGCGCGGCTGGCCCGTCGCATCCCGGTCGTGGTGCTCTCGGGACCGTCCCGCGGCGACAGCTACGATCACGTGACCGTGAGCAACGCCGAGGCGATGGCGGAACTGACCCGCCAGGTGCTCGCGCAGACCGGCGACACGCCGCCGGTGTTCCTGGCCGGACCCGAGGATTCCCCGGACGGCGCCGAGCGCTGGGAGGGGTTCTCCCGCGCCATCGCCGAGGCCGGGCTCCGCATCGACGATGTGGTCGTGCTGCGCGGCGACTTCACGCGCGCCTCGGGCCGTCGTGCGGCGGAGCGGCTGATCGCGCACGGCCTGCCGACCGCGTTGATGGCGGCCAACGATCAGATGGCGCTCGGCGCGCTGGACGCCTTCGGCTCGGCCGGCATCGAGGTGCCGGAAGACCTGATCGTGACGGGTTTCGACGGCATCGAGGCGGCAGCGCTGTCGCGTCCGCGCCTGACGACGGTCCGCCAGCCGATGATCGAGCTCGGGCGAGCGGCGGTGCAGGTGCTCGCCCGACGACTGGTGCGCCCCGATGCGGACCCGGTCGCGGTGCGCCTGCCCCTCGAGATCGTCGTGCGGGAGAGCTCGCTGCGCGCGTCCTGA
- a CDS encoding ABC transporter permease, which yields MTSTMNVKIPADRIAAPSPWRAFGRMVGTLWSNGKARLGLCILAVFVLVAIFAPVLAPYGPKDNDFDRNADASAAHWLGTTAAGEDVLSQLIYGSQISILVGFAAGVLSTIVAILIGLTWGYMRGFGGDVVGFIVNLFLVIPGLPLMIVIAAYLQNGGILMIIAVIVVTGWAWGARVLRSQTQSLRGNDFVTSAQFSGDSRARIIFREILPNMTSIIAGTLFGAATAAILAEAGLEFLGLGDSSIVSWGTMLYWAQNSNSLLTGQWLLLFAPGLCIALLALSLTLINFGVDGISNPRLREGKGR from the coding sequence ATGACCTCCACGATGAACGTCAAGATCCCGGCCGACCGCATCGCCGCTCCGAGCCCCTGGCGGGCCTTCGGACGGATGGTCGGCACCCTCTGGTCCAACGGCAAGGCGCGCCTGGGGCTCTGCATCCTCGCCGTCTTCGTGCTGGTGGCGATCTTCGCCCCGGTGCTGGCGCCCTACGGGCCGAAGGACAACGACTTCGACCGCAACGCCGACGCCTCGGCGGCGCACTGGCTCGGCACGACCGCGGCGGGGGAGGACGTGCTCAGCCAGCTCATCTACGGCTCGCAGATCAGCATCCTCGTCGGTTTCGCCGCCGGCGTCCTCTCGACGATCGTCGCCATCCTCATCGGACTGACCTGGGGGTACATGCGCGGCTTCGGCGGCGACGTGGTCGGCTTCATCGTCAACCTCTTCCTCGTCATCCCCGGCCTGCCGCTGATGATCGTGATCGCCGCGTATCTGCAGAACGGCGGCATCCTCATGATCATCGCCGTGATCGTGGTCACCGGGTGGGCGTGGGGCGCGCGTGTGCTCCGCAGCCAGACGCAGTCCCTCCGCGGGAACGACTTCGTCACCTCGGCGCAGTTCTCCGGAGACAGCAGGGCGCGCATCATCTTCCGGGAGATCCTGCCGAACATGACGTCGATCATCGCCGGCACGCTCTTCGGAGCGGCGACGGCCGCGATCCTCGCCGAGGCGGGCCTCGAGTTCCTCGGACTCGGCGACTCCAGCATCGTCAGCTGGGGCACCATGCTCTACTGGGCGCAGAACTCCAACTCGCTGCTCACCGGTCAGTGGCTGCTGCTGTTCGCCCCCGGTCTCTGCATCGCCCTGCTGGCGCTGAGCCTCACACTCATCAACTTCGGCGTGGACGGCATATCCAACCCGCGCCTGCGAGAGGGGAAGGGACGATGA
- a CDS encoding ABC transporter substrate-binding protein: MVTKLSKTDRVSGTHMFRRWRRAAVVALAGAAVVLSGCSIQITSQPDPSIGADTMLINADKGNPFFTQNFNPYLTNTRTASRWIYEPLILMNNLDGSLNPWLATEWEQPDARTIVMTLRDDVTWSDGEKFTADDVAFTFQMLKDNPSLDIKGAWQHLETVETDGDTVTLHLQGDDAPALTILGQTMIVPEHLWEDVKDPGTYRNEDPVGTGPFVLGNYNDQQYSVDKNPDYWQADKIDIEHIILPATNSQLDTVSRGYDWSYSFISDVEGTWGAASPDNTWWFPPGGVIALLPNLEVAPFDDVNVRRGIALSLDREEIAETASEGYMEPAGQTGLILPNQEEYLDPEIPDQGMLTQDADAALAAFAEAGYTLEGDRLVGEDGEQLEFAITTANGYSDWTRAAQTVQRQLAEVGVKVSLKLPQPAGYQSAISNGDFEMAIGGMGGGDVYQAYNNLLSSEFYVPSGEATANNFERFRSEEADALLAEYRGTVDTARQAEIVYELQGIVYDQMPVIGLYYGGIWGLFSDAKFTGWPTAEDPYMIPQNYDNAPLMIFTRLERVKEEGQ; this comes from the coding sequence ATGGTGACAAAGTTGTCGAAGACGGACAGAGTGTCGGGCACGCACATGTTCCGACGCTGGCGGAGAGCGGCTGTCGTCGCGCTCGCCGGCGCAGCGGTCGTGCTGAGCGGATGCAGCATCCAGATCACGTCGCAGCCCGATCCCTCGATCGGTGCGGACACGATGCTGATCAACGCCGACAAGGGCAATCCGTTCTTCACCCAGAACTTCAATCCCTACCTCACCAACACGCGCACCGCCTCGCGGTGGATCTACGAGCCGCTGATCCTGATGAACAACCTCGACGGCTCGCTGAACCCCTGGCTCGCGACCGAATGGGAGCAGCCAGATGCCCGCACCATCGTGATGACGCTCCGCGATGACGTGACCTGGAGCGACGGCGAGAAGTTCACCGCCGACGACGTCGCCTTCACCTTCCAGATGCTCAAGGACAATCCCTCGCTCGACATCAAGGGGGCCTGGCAGCACCTCGAAACCGTCGAGACCGACGGCGACACCGTCACCCTCCACCTGCAGGGCGACGACGCCCCGGCGCTGACGATCCTCGGCCAGACCATGATCGTCCCGGAGCACCTCTGGGAGGACGTCAAGGATCCCGGCACGTACCGCAACGAGGACCCGGTGGGCACCGGGCCGTTCGTGCTCGGCAACTACAACGACCAGCAGTACTCGGTGGACAAGAACCCCGACTACTGGCAGGCCGACAAGATCGACATCGAGCACATCATCCTGCCCGCGACGAACTCGCAGCTCGACACCGTCAGCCGCGGCTACGACTGGTCGTACTCGTTCATCTCCGATGTCGAGGGCACGTGGGGCGCGGCGAGTCCGGACAACACCTGGTGGTTCCCGCCGGGCGGCGTGATCGCGCTCCTGCCGAACCTCGAGGTCGCCCCGTTCGACGACGTGAACGTGCGTCGCGGCATCGCCCTCTCCCTCGATCGTGAGGAGATCGCCGAGACGGCATCCGAGGGCTACATGGAACCCGCGGGGCAGACCGGACTCATCCTGCCGAACCAGGAGGAGTACCTCGATCCCGAGATCCCCGACCAGGGGATGCTCACGCAGGACGCGGATGCCGCGCTCGCAGCCTTCGCCGAGGCGGGGTACACGCTCGAGGGCGATCGCCTGGTCGGCGAGGACGGCGAGCAGCTCGAGTTCGCGATCACCACCGCGAACGGCTACTCCGACTGGACCAGGGCCGCGCAGACCGTGCAGCGCCAGCTCGCCGAGGTCGGCGTGAAGGTCAGTCTCAAGCTCCCGCAGCCGGCCGGCTACCAGAGCGCGATCAGCAACGGCGACTTCGAGATGGCGATCGGCGGCATGGGCGGCGGAGACGTCTACCAGGCCTACAACAACCTGCTCTCCAGCGAGTTCTACGTGCCGTCCGGCGAGGCCACCGCGAACAACTTCGAGCGATTCCGCTCGGAGGAGGCCGACGCGCTGCTCGCGGAGTACCGCGGCACCGTCGACACCGCCCGACAGGCGGAGATCGTGTACGAGCTGCAGGGCATCGTCTACGACCAGATGCCGGTCATCGGCCTCTACTACGGCGGCATCTGGGGGCTGTTCAGCGACGCCAAGTTCACGGGCTGGCCCACCGCGGAGGACCCGTACATGATCCCGCAGAACTACGACAACGCGCCGCTGATGATCTTCACGCGGCTCGAGCGAGTCAAGGAGGAGGGCCAGTGA
- a CDS encoding phospholipid carrier-dependent glycosyltransferase, producing MTAPVPLLPAPEDRLTRYGQLRDRVLQSPDWGRAVRWLAPLLVTAVAAVLRLVNLGHPHQLAFDETYYVKDAWSLWTLGYEGVWGENANEAFITLQELPLSDKGAFVVHPPLGKWLIALGMALGGPDNSAGWRLATALLGTASVLLVYLIARRLSGSVVVATAAGTLLAIDGLSIVLSRIALLDGILTFFLLLGALFLLIDRQRTIPLLERRDSDAPAPFWGPVLWRRPWLVAAGAALGAASAVKWSGLYALAAFGLYVVVTDALARRRAGVVLWPTSAAFRQGPVSFVLVVLPAFAVYLVSWTGWLVTAGGYDRESDANPLLALWNYHQTILGFHVGLTKGHPYASPAWEWPFLLRPTAVWVGSDPGPCGVDHCIAVISSIPNPLIWYGGVAASVYLVYRLVRGWITRRPVGAEVGLPLVGLAATYLPWLMFPERTIFQFYTVVMMPFLVIALALTLRTIAGRRQDPLHRRQSGERTVLICLAFIVLVSAFFYPVWTGMSVPYDFWLLHNWLPGWV from the coding sequence GTGACCGCGCCCGTGCCTCTGCTGCCTGCTCCCGAGGACCGGCTGACGCGTTACGGACAGCTGCGCGATCGCGTGCTGCAGAGCCCGGACTGGGGACGGGCCGTCCGCTGGCTCGCCCCGCTGCTCGTCACTGCGGTGGCGGCCGTGCTGCGCCTGGTGAACCTCGGCCACCCGCATCAGCTCGCATTCGACGAGACCTACTACGTCAAGGACGCCTGGTCCCTGTGGACCCTCGGCTACGAGGGCGTCTGGGGCGAGAACGCGAACGAGGCCTTCATCACGCTGCAGGAGCTGCCGCTCTCCGACAAGGGCGCCTTCGTCGTGCATCCGCCGCTGGGCAAGTGGCTGATCGCCCTCGGGATGGCGCTGGGCGGACCGGACAACAGCGCGGGCTGGCGACTCGCGACCGCACTGCTCGGCACCGCCTCGGTCCTCCTCGTCTACCTCATCGCCCGTCGACTCTCGGGCTCCGTGGTGGTCGCCACGGCCGCGGGGACCCTGCTCGCGATCGACGGGCTGAGCATCGTCCTCAGCCGCATCGCGCTCCTCGACGGCATCCTCACGTTCTTCCTCCTGCTCGGGGCGCTGTTCTTGCTCATCGATCGACAGCGGACGATCCCGCTGCTCGAACGACGGGACTCCGACGCGCCGGCCCCGTTCTGGGGACCGGTGCTGTGGCGCCGCCCCTGGCTCGTCGCCGCCGGAGCCGCGCTGGGCGCGGCATCCGCGGTGAAATGGTCGGGACTCTACGCACTGGCGGCCTTCGGTCTGTACGTCGTCGTGACGGATGCGCTGGCGCGCCGACGTGCCGGCGTGGTGCTCTGGCCGACGTCCGCCGCCTTCCGCCAGGGCCCCGTGTCGTTCGTCCTGGTGGTGCTCCCCGCATTCGCGGTGTACCTCGTCAGCTGGACCGGATGGCTCGTGACGGCCGGCGGCTACGACAGGGAGAGCGACGCGAATCCCCTGCTCGCGCTCTGGAACTACCACCAGACGATCCTCGGCTTCCACGTCGGGCTGACCAAGGGGCACCCGTACGCTAGCCCCGCCTGGGAGTGGCCCTTCCTGCTGCGGCCGACGGCGGTGTGGGTCGGGTCGGATCCGGGGCCGTGCGGGGTGGACCACTGCATCGCCGTGATCTCGTCGATCCCCAACCCGCTCATCTGGTACGGCGGGGTCGCGGCGTCCGTCTACCTCGTCTATCGACTGGTGCGCGGCTGGATCACGCGCCGACCGGTCGGCGCCGAGGTCGGGCTGCCTCTCGTCGGCCTCGCGGCGACCTACCTGCCGTGGCTGATGTTCCCCGAGCGCACGATCTTCCAGTTCTACACGGTCGTGATGATGCCGTTCCTCGTGATCGCGCTGGCGCTCACGCTGCGGACCATCGCCGGACGACGGCAGGATCCGCTGCACCGGCGCCAGTCCGGCGAGCGGACGGTCCTGATCTGCCTCGCGTTCATCGTGCTGGTCTCGGCGTTCTTCTACCCGGTCTGGACCGGCATGAGCGTGCCGTACGACTTCTGGCTGCTGCACAACTGGCTGCCCGGCTGGGTCTGA
- a CDS encoding amino acid permease: MTVDRETRDPLTEPPVTTTTTKGLHPGLTRRQISMMGLGGAIGAGLFVGSGQAIGLAGPAVLISYLVAGGIVVLVMAMLAEMVAARPSSGAFSSYAQKAMGRSAGSAVGWLYWIQLVVVIAAEATGAAGIVANWIPGIPAWVWVLVFVVALTAVNLFGVRNYGRFEFWFAAIKVVAIIAFLVVGACAIVGLIPGVPATGIANLVDNGGFAPNGLTGIAAALLIVVFAFGGTEVVAIAAAESDDPSRNIRRIVREVLVRILVFYVGSIFVIVAVLPWNDPAVTEGPFSAVLATLNVPGVGLVMDLIVVIALLSAMNANIYGASRMAYSLGERGLAPLAATRTSLKGVPFVAVLASVAFGFVTVGLNWAFPDVVLPALLNVVGSTLLVIWTATAVAQIILRRRADAAGETMPMRMWGFPWLSVLCLLLLAAVIVLAMFDPGARVQLLLTLGLTGVLLLVARATRSVARPGVRKD; this comes from the coding sequence ATGACCGTTGACCGTGAGACCCGTGACCCCCTGACCGAGCCGCCGGTCACGACGACGACCACCAAGGGCCTGCATCCGGGGCTCACGCGGCGCCAGATCTCGATGATGGGACTCGGCGGAGCGATCGGCGCCGGCCTGTTCGTCGGATCGGGTCAGGCGATCGGTCTCGCGGGGCCCGCGGTGCTGATCTCGTACCTCGTCGCCGGCGGCATCGTCGTGCTCGTGATGGCCATGCTCGCCGAGATGGTGGCCGCGCGTCCGAGCTCGGGAGCCTTCAGCTCCTACGCGCAGAAGGCGATGGGCCGCAGCGCCGGGAGCGCAGTGGGCTGGCTGTACTGGATCCAGCTGGTGGTCGTGATCGCGGCCGAGGCGACCGGTGCCGCGGGGATCGTCGCGAACTGGATCCCCGGCATCCCGGCCTGGGTCTGGGTCCTCGTGTTCGTCGTGGCGCTCACCGCCGTCAATCTGTTCGGCGTCCGCAACTACGGACGCTTCGAGTTCTGGTTCGCGGCGATCAAGGTCGTGGCCATCATCGCCTTCCTCGTCGTCGGGGCGTGCGCGATCGTCGGCCTCATCCCGGGTGTCCCCGCGACCGGCATCGCCAACCTCGTGGACAACGGCGGCTTCGCCCCGAACGGGCTGACCGGGATCGCCGCCGCGCTGCTCATCGTCGTCTTCGCCTTCGGCGGCACCGAGGTCGTCGCCATCGCCGCGGCCGAGTCGGACGATCCTTCGCGCAACATCCGGCGGATCGTGCGGGAGGTGCTCGTGCGCATCCTCGTCTTCTACGTCGGCTCGATCTTCGTGATCGTCGCGGTCCTGCCCTGGAACGACCCGGCGGTGACCGAGGGGCCCTTCTCGGCCGTTCTCGCGACGCTGAACGTGCCGGGCGTCGGCCTCGTGATGGACCTCATCGTCGTGATCGCGCTCCTCTCCGCCATGAACGCGAACATCTACGGGGCGTCCCGCATGGCGTATTCGCTGGGAGAGCGCGGGCTCGCACCGCTGGCCGCGACCCGCACCAGCCTCAAGGGCGTTCCCTTCGTGGCGGTCCTGGCATCCGTCGCCTTCGGCTTCGTGACGGTCGGACTCAACTGGGCGTTCCCCGACGTCGTCCTCCCCGCTCTGCTCAACGTGGTCGGCTCGACCCTCCTCGTCATCTGGACGGCGACGGCCGTCGCGCAGATCATCCTGCGGCGGCGTGCCGACGCCGCGGGGGAGACGATGCCGATGCGCATGTGGGGCTTCCCGTGGCTCTCCGTGCTCTGCCTGCTGCTGCTGGCCGCTGTCATCGTGCTCGCGATGTTCGACCCGGGGGCTCGCGTGCAGCTGCTGCTCACCCTCGGGCTCACCGGCGTGCTCCTGCTGGTGGCTCGCGCGACCCGGAGCGTCGCGCGCCCCGGCGTCAGGAAGGACTAG